A genomic window from Equus caballus isolate H_3958 breed thoroughbred chromosome 5, TB-T2T, whole genome shotgun sequence includes:
- the TNFSF18 gene encoding tumor necrosis factor ligand superfamily member 18 produces the protein MSLNHMENMPLSHSSPQGAQRTSWKQWVLHSTIIILLLLCSFGTLILTFLPLKTANETCVAKFGPLPSKWQMTSPEPPCVNEITDWQLRILQNGLYLIYGQVDPNTAYKGAAPFEVRLYKNEDIIQTLTSNSEIQNVGGTYELHAGDTINLKFNYEHQVLKNNTYWGILLLANPQFIS, from the exons ATGAGTTTGAACCACATGGAGAATATGCCTTTAAGCCATTCAAGTCCTCAAGGAGCCCAGAGAACATCCTGGAAACAATGGGTCCTCCACTCAACAATAATTATTTTGCTATTGCTTTGTTCCTTCGGTACACTAATCCTTACTTTTCTCCCACTCAAG acTGCCAATGAGACCTGTGTAGCTAAGTTTG GACCATTACCTTCAAAATGGCAAATGACATCTCCTGAGCCTCCTTGCGTGAATGAGATAACTGATTGGCAGCTGAGGATACTTCAGAATGGCTTGTATTTAATTTATGGCCAAGTGGATCCCAATACAGCCTACAAGGGAGCGGCTCCTTTTGAGGTGCGGCTATATAAAAATGAAGACATCATACAAACTCTAACAAGCAACTCTGAAATCCAAAATGTAGGAGGGACTTATGAATTGCATGCTGGAGATACAATAAACTTGAAATTCAACTATGAGCATCAggtcttaaaaaataatacatactgGGGGATCTTACTGCTAGCAAATCCCCAATTCATCTCCTAG